A single genomic interval of Terriglobus albidus harbors:
- a CDS encoding nuclear transport factor 2 family protein, producing MSTIIAPPFTDPEQAARKVQLAEDLWNTRDPERVAAAYTEDTHWRNRAEFLNGRPAVIEFLRRKWNRELDYKLKKELWAFRENRIAVKFFYEWHDDSGQWFRSYGNELWEFVPSGLMQRREASINDMPIKEADRQLR from the coding sequence ATGAGCACCATCATCGCCCCGCCCTTTACCGATCCGGAACAGGCAGCACGCAAGGTGCAGCTTGCGGAAGACCTGTGGAACACACGCGATCCAGAACGCGTTGCTGCGGCTTACACCGAGGACACGCACTGGAGAAACCGCGCCGAATTCCTCAATGGCCGTCCGGCGGTGATCGAGTTTCTACGGCGGAAGTGGAACCGGGAGCTCGACTACAAACTCAAGAAAGAACTCTGGGCCTTTCGCGAGAACCGCATCGCGGTGAAGTTCTTCTACGAATGGCACGACGACAGCGGTCAGTGGTTTCGCAGCTACGGCAACGAGCTGTGGGAGTTTGTGCCCTCAGGCTTGATGCAGCGCCGTGAAGCCAGCATCAATGACATGCCGATCAAGGAAGCAGATCGCCAGTTGCGGTAA
- a CDS encoding DoxX family protein, protein MEPLLRLYRNAAGALSRLQSPMLLAVRLYWGYQFAQTGWGKLHHLARITDFFTSLGIPFPGLNAHFVAGLEFAGGILLMLGLMSRPVALLLAGNMFVAYLTADREALLAIFSDPGKFYVADPYTFLFASVMVLIFGPGWFAIDTIIRRRLARQ, encoded by the coding sequence ATGGAACCGCTACTTCGTCTCTATCGCAACGCCGCCGGTGCGCTCTCCAGGCTGCAGTCCCCCATGTTGCTGGCCGTCCGCCTGTACTGGGGCTATCAGTTCGCGCAGACCGGCTGGGGCAAACTCCACCATCTTGCGCGCATTACCGACTTCTTTACCAGCCTGGGCATCCCCTTCCCCGGTCTGAATGCGCACTTTGTCGCCGGCCTGGAGTTCGCCGGCGGCATTCTGCTGATGCTTGGCTTGATGTCACGGCCGGTTGCTTTGCTTCTCGCCGGCAACATGTTCGTTGCATACTTGACTGCGGACCGTGAAGCGCTGCTGGCCATCTTCTCCGATCCCGGCAAGTTCTACGTCGCCGATCCGTACACGTTTCTCTTCGCCTCCGTCATGGTGCTGATCTTCGGCCCGGGATGGTTCGCGATCGACACTATCATTCGCAGGAGGCTTGCGAGGCAGTAG
- a CDS encoding anti-sigma factor family protein, producing the protein MVIECKHVWTYISDYLDGTLSEEIRVTVQKHLEHCELCSAILDSTRNILVLTADDRVFELPVGFSERLHQRLEEELKPKKGS; encoded by the coding sequence GTGGTCATAGAGTGCAAACACGTCTGGACCTACATCTCCGATTACCTTGATGGAACACTCTCAGAGGAGATCCGCGTGACCGTCCAGAAGCATCTCGAACACTGCGAGCTGTGCTCGGCGATTCTGGACTCGACGCGGAATATCCTTGTGCTTACGGCGGATGACCGTGTCTTTGAGCTGCCGGTCGGCTTCAGCGAGCGTTTGCATCAGCGGCTGGAAGAAGAGCTCAAGCCGAAGAAGGGTTCGTGA
- a CDS encoding sigma-70 family RNA polymerase sigma factor, whose amino-acid sequence MTLQEQQGEAELIAAILAGETQLYHDLIRPYERPVYLLALSYVKNETDAEDVAQEAFLKAFRHLSSFRSDAKFSTWLISIALNEARGRLRRQTASRTESLDKDPDEEGAVSPALLRDWREIPSEAVERGEIRDLLRKAVETLPEIYREVFLLRDVEELNINETAEALNISVSAVKVRLHRARLMLQKYLAPQLKSVTKPKRRWFAWS is encoded by the coding sequence ATGACGCTCCAGGAACAGCAGGGAGAAGCCGAGCTCATCGCCGCCATTCTGGCCGGCGAGACGCAGCTCTACCATGATCTGATCCGCCCCTATGAGCGGCCGGTCTATCTGCTGGCGCTCTCGTATGTGAAGAACGAGACCGATGCCGAAGATGTCGCACAGGAAGCCTTCCTCAAGGCCTTCCGGCATCTCTCGTCCTTTCGGTCTGACGCCAAATTCAGCACCTGGCTCATCAGCATTGCCCTGAATGAGGCTCGCGGACGCCTTCGCCGCCAGACCGCATCCCGTACCGAATCCCTGGACAAAGATCCTGACGAAGAGGGCGCCGTCTCCCCCGCCCTGTTGCGTGACTGGCGCGAGATCCCTTCCGAGGCAGTCGAGCGCGGCGAGATCCGCGATCTGCTGCGGAAAGCCGTCGAGACTCTTCCGGAGATCTATCGCGAAGTATTTCTTCTGCGGGACGTGGAGGAGCTTAATATCAATGAAACCGCGGAGGCCCTGAACATCAGCGTCTCTGCCGTGAAGGTCAGGCTGCACCGCGCTCGGCTGATGCTGCAGAAGTATCTGGCGCCGCAGTTGAAGTCGGTAACGAAGCCGAAAAGGAGGTGGTTCGCGTGGTCATAG
- a CDS encoding TolC family protein, translating to MKQFVIALSLASAAAFAQEASPASPPLPPAVTLQIAPRIGITGEAPIALPDVIQAVLANNRDIEVSHLAQRKAVLNLKAARGYFDPVIGGSAHTMRQVTPVSSSLGGATNGALTQKELYADPQISGNSPWLGTTYKLDFASTRSNSSNTYNTLNPTYTTSATANFTQPLWSGLFFDQNRERLKVARKNIAQSDEQFRQRVIETTTQAIHAYWELDYALRNLDVQIEAVRLAEQQDASNRRQVEQGTQAPIDVIQTQTQMSTYQQNVFNAQQQVTKAENSLKALMLPNRGDPLWSVALKTASSPTESSPIPTLEEAMQQALADRPDLKAGAIGVQVSGLDARLAHEQAKPQVNLTAQLGVQGLSGRSVPQSSDLFGSLFAPLVTRINDLSTLAGLAPISLSSGSSSSGVPSFFVGGYDQSLGNLRDGRFPIVKVGVQMSWPIGNRTARAQAAVADANKKQTIAQQQQLEMTVESDVRNGLQQLINADLVLSASHRAAILAQQQYDSEQRQFKAGTSTVYLVLQRQNELISAKLREIRAAADRGEAEADFDRATANTLRRQNIDIVAVSKKL from the coding sequence ATGAAGCAGTTTGTTATCGCACTCTCTCTCGCTTCGGCGGCCGCATTCGCACAGGAGGCCTCGCCGGCCTCACCTCCGCTGCCACCTGCTGTTACGCTGCAGATCGCTCCTCGCATCGGCATCACCGGGGAAGCTCCGATCGCGCTGCCAGACGTGATTCAAGCAGTGCTCGCCAATAATCGCGACATCGAGGTCTCACATCTCGCACAGCGGAAGGCGGTCCTGAACCTGAAGGCCGCCCGCGGATACTTCGATCCTGTCATCGGAGGTAGTGCGCACACCATGCGCCAGGTCACGCCGGTCTCGTCGTCGCTCGGCGGAGCCACGAACGGAGCCCTCACACAGAAGGAACTCTATGCCGATCCGCAGATCAGCGGCAACTCCCCCTGGCTGGGAACAACCTACAAGCTCGACTTCGCTTCGACCCGGAGCAACAGCAGCAACACTTACAACACACTGAACCCGACGTACACCACATCGGCCACGGCGAACTTCACGCAACCGCTGTGGAGCGGCCTGTTCTTCGACCAGAATCGCGAACGGCTCAAGGTCGCACGCAAGAACATCGCACAGAGTGACGAACAGTTCCGGCAGCGCGTGATTGAGACCACAACTCAAGCCATCCACGCCTACTGGGAGCTCGACTATGCGCTACGCAATCTCGATGTGCAGATCGAGGCCGTGCGCCTGGCCGAACAGCAGGACGCCAGCAATCGCCGCCAGGTGGAGCAAGGCACACAGGCGCCGATTGACGTTATCCAGACACAGACGCAGATGTCGACCTATCAGCAGAACGTCTTCAACGCACAGCAGCAGGTCACCAAGGCAGAGAACTCGCTGAAGGCGCTGATGCTGCCCAATCGGGGCGACCCGCTGTGGAGCGTTGCTCTGAAGACAGCCAGCAGCCCTACGGAGTCGTCGCCCATCCCCACACTCGAAGAGGCGATGCAGCAGGCGCTCGCCGATCGTCCTGACCTCAAGGCCGGAGCCATCGGAGTTCAGGTCAGCGGTCTGGATGCACGGCTGGCGCATGAGCAAGCGAAACCGCAGGTCAACCTTACGGCACAGCTTGGCGTGCAGGGGCTTTCGGGCCGCAGCGTGCCGCAGTCCTCCGATCTCTTCGGAAGCCTGTTTGCTCCGCTGGTCACCCGCATCAACGATCTTTCGACCCTCGCCGGCCTGGCGCCGATCTCACTCTCCAGCGGTAGTAGCTCGAGTGGAGTTCCGTCGTTCTTTGTCGGCGGCTACGATCAGTCGCTCGGCAATCTGCGCGATGGACGGTTCCCCATCGTCAAGGTCGGCGTTCAGATGTCGTGGCCCATCGGCAACCGCACCGCGCGTGCGCAGGCCGCTGTTGCCGATGCCAATAAGAAGCAGACCATCGCACAGCAGCAGCAGCTTGAGATGACGGTTGAGAGCGACGTACGGAACGGCCTGCAGCAGCTTATCAATGCGGACCTTGTGCTGAGTGCCTCGCACCGTGCCGCAATACTCGCGCAGCAGCAGTACGACAGCGAGCAGCGCCAGTTCAAGGCGGGTACGTCGACTGTTTACCTGGTGCTGCAGCGGCAGAATGAGTTGATCAGCGCCAAGCTGCGTGAGATTCGCGCGGCTGCGGATCGCGGTGAAGCCGAAGCAGACTTTGATCGCGCAACGGCGAATACGTTGCGGCGGCAGAATATCGATATTGTGGCGGTTTCGAAGAAGCTGTAA
- a CDS encoding HvfC/BufC N-terminal domain-containing protein, giving the protein MTLLELQRRMEQDVRRPLTAELTMQSQTTEGESMEEIAAGYIRPNSELTSFERLEIYNRQYWFRVISAVSEDYPALRALLGDERFDALVLEYLKQRPSTSWTLRDLSADLPQFLERHSAFASEQHRLAVDIARLEWAYVEAFDGAELEPLTSDELAQLGPESSLALQPHLRLLAVDYPVDEFVLAVKKPEEKAVNSGAAQLRQTIVTSTLPEMAPERRYLAVHRYDDVVYYRTLEESEFRLLAALQEGKTIAEALEVVAGEEQPASVQQTFALASELGWFCRPTL; this is encoded by the coding sequence ATGACACTGCTGGAGCTGCAACGCCGTATGGAGCAGGATGTCCGCCGACCTTTGACTGCAGAACTTACGATGCAGTCGCAGACAACCGAAGGCGAGTCGATGGAAGAGATTGCGGCTGGCTATATCCGTCCTAATAGCGAGCTAACTTCGTTCGAGCGGCTGGAAATCTACAACCGGCAGTACTGGTTCCGTGTGATCAGCGCCGTCTCCGAGGACTATCCCGCGCTGCGGGCGCTGTTGGGCGATGAGCGCTTCGACGCGCTGGTGTTGGAGTATCTGAAACAACGTCCTTCGACCTCGTGGACCTTGCGGGATCTAAGCGCGGATCTGCCGCAGTTCCTGGAACGGCATTCGGCGTTCGCCAGCGAGCAACATCGACTGGCCGTGGATATCGCACGGCTGGAATGGGCCTATGTCGAAGCCTTCGATGGCGCTGAGCTCGAGCCGCTTACTTCGGATGAACTAGCCCAGCTCGGACCGGAGTCATCTCTGGCGCTGCAGCCGCATCTACGGCTGCTTGCCGTGGATTATCCCGTCGATGAGTTTGTGCTTGCAGTGAAGAAGCCGGAAGAGAAGGCCGTAAACAGCGGAGCGGCGCAACTACGGCAGACAATCGTCACGAGCACATTGCCTGAGATGGCCCCAGAGCGGCGATATCTGGCCGTGCATCGCTATGACGACGTGGTGTACTACCGCACGCTGGAAGAAAGCGAGTTCCGGCTGCTGGCCGCGCTGCAAGAAGGGAAGACAATCGCCGAAGCTTTAGAAGTTGTTGCCGGCGAGGAACAGCCAGCCTCCGTGCAACAAACCTTCGCGCTTGCCTCAGAGCTCGGATGGTTCTGCCGCCCGACACTTTAG
- a CDS encoding DUF1223 domain-containing protein: MYARIFLAAAAFLSLRGYAATVPPQNQKVAVLELFTSEGCSSCPQADVLLQQVHGRTTQDGQLVIGISEHVTYWNSLGWKDPYSAETFTARQEKYAARLADGQPYTPQAVLNGRVQLLGSDSRALQDALHREVAKKSVEVTISSANVQPQTIDLKFAVQGLVQGSEKAKPVEIVAVITDDTDRSSVLRGENSGRSLTHVSVARLMTTVATVRNDGEQSVRLALPSSLHLAHGAQHLVLLAQVPHQEEILGATSVALDVK, from the coding sequence ATGTACGCTCGAATCTTTCTCGCCGCTGCCGCTTTCCTTTCATTGCGCGGCTATGCGGCAACCGTCCCACCCCAGAATCAGAAGGTTGCGGTGCTGGAGCTGTTTACCTCAGAGGGATGCTCCAGCTGTCCTCAGGCGGATGTACTGCTGCAGCAGGTCCATGGACGGACGACACAGGATGGCCAACTGGTGATCGGCATCAGCGAACATGTGACCTACTGGAACAGCCTGGGATGGAAGGACCCGTACTCCGCGGAGACCTTTACGGCGCGCCAGGAGAAATACGCCGCGCGCCTGGCCGATGGGCAGCCATATACGCCCCAGGCGGTGTTGAACGGTCGCGTTCAGTTACTTGGCAGCGATAGCCGTGCCCTGCAGGATGCGCTGCATCGTGAGGTGGCAAAGAAGTCGGTAGAGGTCACGATCTCGTCTGCGAATGTGCAACCGCAGACGATCGATCTGAAGTTTGCCGTGCAAGGGCTGGTGCAGGGCTCGGAAAAGGCGAAGCCGGTGGAGATCGTTGCGGTAATCACTGATGACACAGACCGCTCCAGTGTGCTTCGCGGGGAGAACTCAGGGCGCTCGCTCACACATGTTTCAGTGGCGCGGCTGATGACGACCGTGGCGACGGTTCGTAATGACGGTGAACAGAGCGTGCGCCTGGCGCTTCCTTCGAGCCTGCATCTGGCGCATGGTGCGCAGCACCTGGTACTGCTGGCGCAGGTTCCGCATCAGGAAGAGATCCTCGGAGCGACGAGTGTGGCTCTCGATGTTAAGTAA
- the bufB gene encoding MNIO family bufferin maturase, whose translation MPANRFNGYTDYGVGIGLRVPHYDHILSRKPVVDWFEIISENYMVDGGRPLRILDQILDQYRVVQHGVSMYFGSAQAPNRDHLRRLKDLVRRTGTPWLSDHLCWGSVDGRYTHDLLPLPYTWEAVRTTAERIRQVQDFLEIPVAVENVSSYAEFHESQMTEWEFLNEVVHAADCGILLDVNNIYVSSRNHEFDPMEYVNSIPADRVAQIHIAGHSQFERYTLDTHDHPVLDPVWSLYARAIERCGPTATLLEWDDKIPSFDEVHAEALKANQFLQPATVEEVVA comes from the coding sequence ATGCCTGCAAATCGCTTCAATGGATATACGGACTACGGTGTCGGTATTGGGCTGCGCGTGCCGCACTACGACCACATCCTCTCGCGCAAGCCGGTGGTCGACTGGTTCGAGATCATCTCAGAGAACTACATGGTCGACGGCGGCAGGCCGCTGCGCATTCTCGACCAGATCCTCGATCAGTACCGCGTAGTGCAGCATGGCGTCTCGATGTACTTCGGCAGCGCACAGGCACCGAACCGCGATCATCTGCGGCGACTAAAGGACCTGGTGCGGCGTACAGGAACGCCGTGGCTCTCGGACCATCTGTGCTGGGGAAGTGTCGATGGGCGCTATACGCACGACCTGTTGCCGCTGCCTTATACATGGGAGGCGGTGCGGACCACTGCGGAACGTATCCGCCAGGTGCAGGACTTTCTGGAGATTCCCGTCGCGGTGGAGAACGTCAGCAGCTATGCCGAGTTTCACGAATCGCAGATGACGGAGTGGGAGTTCCTGAACGAGGTGGTGCATGCCGCCGACTGCGGCATCCTGCTCGATGTGAACAATATCTATGTCTCCTCGCGGAACCATGAGTTCGATCCGATGGAGTATGTGAACAGCATTCCGGCGGACCGGGTGGCGCAGATCCATATCGCCGGCCACTCGCAGTTCGAGCGCTACACGCTCGACACGCACGATCATCCGGTGCTCGATCCGGTATGGAGTCTCTACGCGCGCGCCATTGAACGCTGCGGGCCGACGGCGACGTTGCTTGAGTGGGATGACAAAATCCCAAGCTTCGATGAGGTGCATGCGGAGGCGTTGAAGGCAAACCAGTTTCTGCAGCCGGCAACTGTGGAGGAGGTGGTGGCATGA
- a CDS encoding TIGR03435 family protein: MRAFCIAVVATLSLPAAAQVVSSFEVASVRRVVKQEGYTSISPSGAPHFTARNVTLSLLIQIAFGVDGDQVAGGPGWLNSELYDIAAKANSDAPLSYEQLRGPLQRLLQERFGLKVHRETREVPGYALVVAKGGSKLPITGEPGDEKGYVLRDAVQNRSASMATLAGMLTIPVGRPVVDETGLTGNYVISLKFAPMDTNDSGLPSLPSAMEEQLGLKLEPKKIRREILVVDAANKEPKED; encoded by the coding sequence ATGAGAGCGTTCTGTATCGCCGTGGTTGCTACGTTGTCGCTTCCGGCTGCGGCGCAGGTGGTTTCAAGTTTTGAGGTTGCTTCTGTCCGAAGGGTTGTGAAGCAGGAGGGTTATACCTCGATCAGCCCATCCGGAGCTCCACATTTCACCGCCAGAAACGTAACGCTATCCCTGTTGATTCAGATCGCCTTTGGGGTCGATGGCGATCAGGTTGCCGGCGGCCCTGGCTGGCTGAACTCAGAGCTTTACGATATTGCGGCGAAGGCGAACTCTGACGCTCCGCTCAGCTACGAGCAGTTGCGGGGTCCGTTACAGCGGCTGCTGCAGGAACGGTTCGGTCTGAAGGTTCACCGCGAGACCCGTGAAGTTCCGGGCTATGCGCTGGTGGTCGCCAAAGGTGGGTCGAAGCTCCCCATCACCGGAGAGCCCGGTGATGAAAAGGGCTATGTGCTCAGGGACGCAGTGCAGAACCGCAGTGCGTCCATGGCCACGCTGGCGGGTATGCTGACGATTCCTGTAGGCCGCCCAGTCGTGGATGAGACGGGGCTCACAGGAAACTATGTGATCAGTTTGAAGTTTGCACCCATGGACACGAATGACTCCGGGCTGCCCTCGTTGCCTTCTGCGATGGAGGAGCAGCTTGGCTTAAAGCTGGAGCCGAAGAAGATCCGCCGGGAGATCCTCGTCGTGGATGCGGCGAACAAAGAGCCAAAGGAAGATTAG
- a CDS encoding efflux RND transporter permease subunit, translated as MHGLAKLCVRRPVFATMLILSLMVVGAFSYFSLGVDLLPKVDVPTVAVTVADPGASPEEIETEISKKVEDAVNTISGIDELRSNSSEGQAQVIITFDLDKNGDVAAEEVQNKINLIRNDLPQTAKSPVVQKFDPDAAPVLQIAVSAPRSLRDLTLIADKLLRQKLENISGVGQVQLVGGARREIHVNVDPERLRAYSLTITDVVNAVRQQNLELPGGSLNAGTREFTVRTMGRITTAAQFNDIAIAPRQGYVVKVSDIGSAEDSYAEPRTSGRLNGTPAVMLVVSKQSGANSVEVATEVKRRLAEIAPTLPKDVRTQVVQDQSIFIEAAIESIKHHLIEGSIFACAIIFVFLANWRTTLIAAIAIPTSIVSTFALMKAMGFTLNQITMLALTLMVGIVIDDAIIVLENIYRFIEEKGMSPFEAAIEGTREIGLAVMATTLSLLAVFLPVGFMGGIVGRFMSSFGFTSAFAIAVSLLVSFTLTPMLCSRFIKVPAKRDGHQHADGQHGAGQHGSKDSRFFRYINGHYLRLLEWSMAHRKAVVMICGGTILSLIPLFILVGKDFTPADDQSQFNVLIRTPEGSSLAATTQETEAIAQAIRKLPGVQTTLMTAGGGTDGAVNSASIYVKLVDVGDRHDTQTELMQQTRKLLTTFPSNLHTSVELVATVGNGASNAQVQYYIQGPDLDKLTQYSDELLARMKKIPGVTDADSSLRSGKPEVRLEIDRARAADLGVSVNNIEQALNTLVAGETASTFNAGDEQYDVRVRAGEQFRSRIEELNKITVPSTRQLGYVGLNEVVSTQNSTGPSSVNRIARQRQVTVSCNVLPGYSQSQVLSSLQKAVAEMHLDPDYRTGLAGASKELGRTGYYFLLAFALTFIFMYIVLAAQFESFIHPVTILLTLPLAVPFGILSLLLTGQTVNIFSALGLLLLFGIVKKNAILQIDHTNGLRAAGMPRYEAILQANQDRLRPILMTTLALVAGMLPLVISRGTGSATNRSIGVLVVGGQSLCLLLTLIAVPVFYSLFEDIAEHPIWSKPVRMAQALFARIPKWKRNTVPAPSNEVV; from the coding sequence ATGCACGGTTTAGCTAAACTTTGCGTTCGCCGGCCTGTCTTTGCCACCATGCTGATTCTCTCGCTCATGGTGGTGGGCGCCTTCTCCTACTTCAGCCTCGGAGTCGATCTGCTGCCCAAGGTCGATGTACCGACCGTCGCTGTGACGGTCGCAGACCCGGGAGCTTCGCCGGAAGAGATCGAGACCGAGATCAGCAAGAAGGTCGAGGACGCGGTTAACACCATCAGCGGCATCGATGAGCTGCGCTCCAACTCCTCCGAGGGCCAGGCACAGGTCATCATCACCTTCGACCTGGATAAGAACGGCGACGTCGCCGCTGAAGAAGTCCAGAACAAGATCAACCTGATCCGCAACGATCTTCCGCAGACGGCGAAGTCTCCGGTGGTGCAGAAGTTCGATCCTGACGCTGCTCCCGTGCTGCAGATTGCGGTTTCGGCGCCACGGTCATTACGCGACCTCACGCTCATCGCCGACAAGCTGCTGCGGCAGAAGCTTGAGAACATCAGCGGGGTCGGCCAGGTACAGCTCGTCGGCGGAGCCAGGCGCGAGATCCACGTCAACGTCGATCCGGAGCGTTTGCGCGCCTACAGCCTGACGATCACAGACGTCGTGAACGCCGTGCGTCAGCAGAACCTGGAACTCCCCGGAGGCTCGCTCAACGCGGGCACGCGTGAGTTCACCGTACGCACCATGGGCCGCATTACCACCGCGGCACAGTTCAATGACATCGCCATCGCTCCGCGCCAGGGTTATGTCGTCAAGGTCAGCGACATTGGCTCTGCTGAAGACAGCTACGCAGAACCCAGAACCTCGGGGCGGTTGAATGGTACGCCGGCGGTCATGCTGGTGGTCTCCAAGCAGTCCGGTGCAAACTCGGTTGAGGTTGCCACCGAGGTCAAACGACGGCTCGCCGAGATTGCGCCGACACTTCCCAAAGATGTGCGCACGCAGGTCGTACAGGACCAGTCCATCTTCATTGAAGCTGCGATTGAGTCCATCAAGCATCACCTGATCGAAGGCAGCATCTTCGCCTGTGCCATCATCTTCGTCTTCCTCGCAAACTGGCGCACCACGCTGATTGCCGCCATCGCCATTCCCACCTCCATCGTCTCCACCTTCGCGCTAATGAAGGCGATGGGGTTCACGCTGAACCAGATCACGATGCTCGCCCTGACGCTGATGGTCGGTATCGTGATCGACGACGCCATCATCGTGCTGGAGAACATCTACCGCTTCATTGAAGAAAAGGGCATGTCTCCCTTCGAAGCGGCGATCGAAGGCACACGTGAGATCGGTCTGGCCGTCATGGCGACCACGCTCTCTCTGCTCGCGGTCTTTCTACCGGTGGGCTTCATGGGCGGCATCGTTGGCCGCTTCATGAGCTCCTTTGGCTTTACCTCGGCCTTCGCCATCGCGGTCTCGCTGTTGGTCTCATTCACGCTGACGCCGATGCTTTGCTCGCGTTTCATCAAGGTTCCGGCGAAGAGGGACGGCCATCAGCATGCTGACGGTCAACACGGGGCTGGCCAACACGGTTCTAAGGACTCGCGCTTCTTCCGGTACATCAACGGCCACTACCTGCGGCTGCTGGAGTGGTCGATGGCCCATCGTAAAGCCGTAGTGATGATCTGCGGCGGCACCATCCTGAGCCTGATTCCGCTCTTCATCCTTGTCGGCAAAGACTTCACTCCCGCTGACGATCAGTCGCAGTTCAATGTTCTGATCCGCACACCAGAGGGAAGCTCTCTGGCGGCGACGACACAGGAGACAGAAGCCATCGCCCAGGCGATCCGCAAGCTGCCGGGTGTCCAGACCACATTGATGACCGCAGGCGGAGGCACGGACGGAGCAGTGAACAGCGCCAGTATCTACGTCAAGCTGGTGGATGTCGGCGATCGCCACGACACGCAGACCGAGCTGATGCAGCAGACCCGTAAGCTGCTGACCACCTTCCCCAGCAACCTGCACACCAGCGTCGAGCTGGTTGCTACCGTCGGCAACGGAGCCAGCAATGCCCAGGTGCAGTACTACATCCAGGGGCCGGATCTTGACAAGCTGACGCAGTACTCTGATGAGCTGCTGGCGCGGATGAAGAAGATTCCCGGCGTGACTGATGCGGACTCTTCCCTGCGCAGCGGCAAGCCTGAGGTTCGCCTGGAGATCGACCGTGCCCGTGCTGCCGACCTCGGCGTCTCCGTCAACAACATCGAGCAGGCTCTAAATACCCTGGTCGCCGGTGAGACCGCCTCGACCTTCAACGCGGGTGATGAGCAGTACGACGTTCGTGTCCGCGCCGGGGAGCAGTTCCGCAGCCGCATCGAAGAGCTGAATAAGATTACGGTTCCTTCGACACGCCAGCTGGGTTACGTCGGCCTGAATGAGGTGGTCTCCACGCAGAACTCTACCGGCCCTTCTTCTGTAAATCGCATCGCGAGGCAGCGGCAGGTGACGGTAAGCTGCAATGTTCTGCCCGGCTACTCGCAGTCGCAGGTCCTCTCTTCTCTGCAGAAGGCTGTTGCGGAGATGCACCTGGACCCCGACTATCGCACCGGTCTAGCCGGAGCCTCCAAAGAGCTTGGCCGCACCGGCTACTACTTCCTGCTGGCCTTCGCCCTGACCTTCATCTTCATGTACATCGTGCTGGCGGCACAGTTCGAGTCGTTCATCCATCCGGTGACCATCCTGCTTACACTGCCGCTCGCTGTTCCCTTCGGCATCCTGTCACTGCTGCTTACCGGGCAGACGGTCAACATCTTCTCCGCGCTTGGCCTGCTGCTGCTCTTCGGCATTGTGAAGAAGAACGCCATCCTGCAGATCGATCACACCAACGGTCTGCGCGCCGCCGGCATGCCGCGGTATGAGGCGATTCTGCAGGCCAACCAGGACCGTCTGCGGCCCATCCTGATGACCACCCTGGCGCTGGTCGCAGGCATGCTGCCGCTGGTGATCTCGCGCGGTACAGGCTCTGCTACTAACCGGTCGATCGGTGTGCTGGTGGTCGGCGGTCAATCGCTCTGCCTTCTGCTGACGCTGATCGCTGTGCCGGTCTTCTACTCACTCTTTGAGGACATTGCCGAACACCCCATCTGGAGCAAGCCGGTCCGTATGGCACAGGCTCTCTTCGCGCGCATTCCCAAGTGGAAGCGCAACACGGTGCCCGCACCCTCCAATGAGGTCGTCTAG